Part of the Paenibacillus aurantius genome, TAGCTGGTCTCCTTTCTTTATTTCCATTGGGCGACTTTGTTGAGAGGAAGCCGGGTGGAAGGGTGTCCGCTGTCGGCGGCTTTGCCGATCGAGATGAGCATGACCGGAACATAGCGGTCCTTGTCGTACCCGAACGCTTCCGCGATCTTGTCCTTCTCGTAGCCCCCGATCGGATTGGTGTCATAGCCGAAGGCCCGGGCCGCGAGCATCAGCTGCATGGACACGAGACCGCCGTCCACGAGCACGACGTCCCTCATGTCCTCGCGGGAAATCGTTTCGTAATACCCCTTGAAGGAGGACAGGATCTTGTCTTTGACCTCCTGCGGCATGAAGCCCTGTTCCACGGCTTGTCCGTAGATCTCTTCGGCATGGACGTAGTTGTTCATGTCTCCGAAGACCCCGATGACCGCGGAGGACGTTTCGACCTGGTTCCGGTTGAAGCGGGCGAGCGGAGCCAGGATCGCTTTGGCCTCCGGGCTTTCGATGACGAGGAAGCGCCAAGGCTGCATATTGACGGAGGAAGGAGCCAGGGTCGCGAGCGTGAGGATTTCCTCCATCTCCTCCCGGCTGATTTTGACCGAGGGGTCATAGTTCTTGATGGACCGGCGTCCGGCCACTATCTCACGAAAATCGTTGGTTACCGGTTTGGTTGTCATGCTGATTTCTCCTTTCGGTCGGTGGAAACCTGTGATTAGGTTACTTAGTTTAACCGAATCCTATAAAGATCATAGGAATTTTGCCATTCCCTTCTAATACATTATAGACAAATATATAATAAAATGTCTAAAATAAAGGCGCGTCTATTACCATACTCCTCTTTCCCCGTTTTGTAAACCGGTTAAATCCGGTTAAGGAAATCCGGCAAAGTTCGATTATGATATACTTGGTAGGATAAAGGAAGTGGTGATTTGCGCAAAATCGAGCCGGAAGAAAGACAGCGCATGAGGCAGGCCTATGCCAAAAAAATCATTAAAGCGGTCCGCACCCAAGGGTTCCAATCCCTTACGATCCAAGATCTGGCCGATCTGATGAACATGAGCCGGGCCTCCCTCTATAACTATTTCTCCTCCAAGGAAGACATCATCACGGAGGCGGCGGAAGTGTGCATGGCCTATATCCGGGAAGCGGACCAGACGATCTCCAACGAAGCCTTACCGTACCCCATCCGGCTGCAGAAGGTGTTCGAGCAGGCCGTCTTCTCCGCCATCTATGCATCCGACGTCTTCCTGCACGACCTGCAGACGAGCTGCCCGCTCCTCTTTGAGACCAAGACAGCCTCCGAAAAGGAACGGCTCGCTTCCCTTCACTCGTTCTACCGGGGAGGCATGCAGAAAGGAATCTTCCACGAGCTGAACCCGTCCATCCTCATTATGCAGGACGAGGTCGTGCTCCGGAAAATGCTCTCCTCCTCCTTCCTGATGGAGGAAGGCCTTTCCCTGAAGCAGGCGCTGTACGACTATTACGAGGCGAAGAAAGTCCAGCTCGTGAGGCCGGAGCATCTGCCGGACCAAGACCATTCCTCCCTTCACGAAGGGATCGAGCGCATTCTCCGGAAGCTTGCCGAGACGTAGGGCCTTATCACGTAGCTTTGTTGGCGAGAAAACCTCTTAATGCGCACTAGAAAAAGCAATAAACCCGATTCCCTGGAACCGGCGTTTATTGCTTTTTGGGTTGAGCTTCCCTATCCCAAATCCGGAGTATCGGTCAGCTCGATGACGGGCCCCTCGGCATGATGCAGCTCGAACACGATGATTTCGTTATTCCCTTCCCGCAGCAGAGGGGCCGGGAGGTAGAGCGTACGCTGCGGCCCCCGGGACCAGTAGCGGCCGAGATTAAAGCCGTTGATCCAGACGACGCCCTTCGTCCAGCCGTCGAGACGGATGAAGGTGTCGCCCTTCTCCTGAACGGTGAAGGTCCCGCGGTAGAACGCCGGACGGTCTTCCCGGTTACCGCTTTCCGGGAGGGGGCCGAACGGGATCGAGTCCGCCGAATCGAGCGGAAGCGGGTACTGGTTCCAGTCGAATAGGAACTGGTTGTTCAAGCGCACGCCCTCGGTGATCCCTTTGCGGTCCCGAAGCCGCGGGCCGTAATTGACACGCCCCATGTTCTCCACCACAAGCTCAAGCCGGGCTCCCCCTGCCGGGATGTCCAAGGACAGCGGCTTCGGCTCCCAGCGTTCCACCGTTCCCACATAGGCGCCGTCGAGGAACACCTGCGCCCGGTCATGCACCTCCTGCAGGTGAAGCTGCTCCCCGGTGCGCGG contains:
- a CDS encoding nitroreductase family protein, with product MTTKPVTNDFREIVAGRRSIKNYDPSVKISREEMEEILTLATLAPSSVNMQPWRFLVIESPEAKAILAPLARFNRNQVETSSAVIGVFGDMNNYVHAEEIYGQAVEQGFMPQEVKDKILSSFKGYYETISREDMRDVVLVDGGLVSMQLMLAARAFGYDTNPIGGYEKDKIAEAFGYDKDRYVPVMLISIGKAADSGHPSTRLPLNKVAQWK
- a CDS encoding TetR/AcrR family transcriptional regulator, with product MRKIEPEERQRMRQAYAKKIIKAVRTQGFQSLTIQDLADLMNMSRASLYNYFSSKEDIITEAAEVCMAYIREADQTISNEALPYPIRLQKVFEQAVFSAIYASDVFLHDLQTSCPLLFETKTASEKERLASLHSFYRGGMQKGIFHELNPSILIMQDEVVLRKMLSSSFLMEEGLSLKQALYDYYEAKKVQLVRPEHLPDQDHSSLHEGIERILRKLAET